The sequence AAACGCTCTTCTAGCTACGTGTCTCCATGTGGACCGCTTGTATGATTTCGTGTTCCCCTTCTGCATCGTCCTCGGAGTCACTCTCATCCCTCGGCATGAACTTGTCCACTTGGCTCTCCAATTCAGATCCTCTCTCGATGTCCGCTTGCAGGACCTGGACTACGGTGGTGGCAGCCCACCATTCCTGGAGGTAGATTTATGTGCATTAGtactggtatgtgtgtatgtaaatacgtgTGTATCCCCAGGCacacataaattattttatttctatagagGTATGTGCCATAATTATGCAGTTATGTTCGTGTATAATGGGTAACACGCGTACCTGCTGTGATCTAATCCAAACGCATAAACTAAGCACACTTTTTTCCGTTCGAAACATACACAATTTAACAGTATTTCTAGTTTACTGTGCACCATGCCTAATATTTCCACATTCACGCTCACCCCGACGGTGTATCCCTGTAGCAGTGGAACGAACATATTGCCCTGAGAATCCATCATCGGGCCAGGAAGTGAGTATGGGGCACTGAAGTCGGCCTCATCGAACATGAGGACATCTGCCTGAGGATAAAAAGAAGGTTGAAAGTGTTTTCTTATCATACAGAtcgtctatttcttctttcttattcctctcactcattttcgttttatttcaatatttctcttttcattaagTCTTCTCTTCCCAACTACTTTCTCCTTTattcctgaacggcctgagggagccatgggcacggcaTTCCCCTGTTTTTGTCTAGCCCTTAAGGgctggactgtttctctccctaacactccaggcttaccatggccaataatgaagatgttatacccttattaggaGCAATGAGGCTTGTCCCTTCATCAAATGGCCCCACCAATTCAAATTCTCCtgattccccgaccccaggctcatttttgaccacggctccgaataCTGCATCTACTCCCCCTCCTCAATGCTTACTAGTACATTATtcacccaagtcaacactcaaaTTCACCCaaatctccaggagacattcctactcttcCAACATGTTCAACTTCATCACCTTTATCTCCacaatcttcttcatcatctaccccatcctcccttattactactttacagccttattgtccacctctccataataataatacctccctcaacactactccttcCACACGCCCacgtccttctactacccccatctctacaaatatctaaaatactctgtttagcccagccaaacCGATTTTTCGAGAACCCTAACACAGCTCCCTCTGACAACACTTCCCTTcgagcaatgtctccaaaaacaagtaggcaaagtctctctGTAGCCGAGCCAGTCGCTCCCATCTCGccacagtaacatctgaaaaccaatctatagcattatcaatctgGATGATCTCTCTGGCAACCTCAGTCCTGCAAAACCtcacccaaccctcaatacttgtaccagaactgtctccatctccctagCAAACTGCCCTACCTATAACAAAAAagggtcagattgtggagaagacttactcgcctatGAACTATGATGCAATATCattacagtgctactccattcctcccagaggtcatcaTAAGAgccccactaacattgccaaaattactttccgcagatatgaccttccctttaatgtttacattggtggagaatccctccctgtccgaccatatcaaccccctccccgtcagtgccaaaattgttggcgtttaggacatcctgccaaacattgcctCTGCCTtaacctccctccttgctcatcttgatatAATCCACTGCTGCGGTCTTCGCTTAGCCCTGGGCGCCTTCCGCTCCTCttcagttgagagcctgtacactgaatcaggcatgacATCTCTCTCGAAGCCATATCCTCTCTCTCCGATGcaatgttcgattccaccaacttccCCTCACTAAACTGACAATCCCACGATCCCTGCCTCCTACTTTTGCTTCTTCTCCACATTTACCTACTACGCCATGaaactatcagattttgctgggtgcccagctaTGTTGGAATGAACAGGCAGACATTCTAGCACGCTACGCtgctatgtccacatcacaccaaccacgttTCTCACGTATTCCAACCCCCACTTTAAGACCCTCTTGTATAACCAATGGTATTTTTTCTAATCAAGTccccgcactaataaattacatacagtaaaactatcaatctcctacTGGTCAGTTCCATCTCATTGGAACAGACATTGGGGGAcagctctcgcccgcttacgtattggccacaccCGACTAACACACTCCTTTCTGATGTCACATTTTGATCCACCCCTCTGTTCCCTgtgtaatgtccctctttcagttccacacattctgctGTCCTgccagacatccttacagaatctcacactttctgctttggcaacctgttctccttcctcagacgcatacatatccttcacttgatctaatccccttacctaaccccacctcaacccattcactcatcaactcctttacacATCTTCaaccttttcaatattattcTAGATAGTTGCTATAGCAGGTCACTACTAACTCAACTGcccttcactaccctttactgtaccttcttATAGTAcaacatgaccttagatgtctagcatatttattttgcttttaaaccattaaccattctcatttattccttctttctccccctttccttttattctactgctctctcgttttctcttcctcatgCCCACTCTGCCAATACTAATTCATCGTTGTTACTTTAATATTTATCTCACTTACCTTTGTCATGGTGACAACGGCCAGACAAACAAGAAATGCCGTGACGACTCCCATGGTGACCTGTcaatagaaagtttttttttgtttttgtttgtttttgctttatccCTCTTCCAAAATATAAATGGGTAaggaaataagtaaattaaataacaataacaaaatgtgCGTTTGGTTTGGCGATATACAAGTTTGCTTCTCCTTTAGAAAACGTTTTAGGTAATTTTGAAGTGAATGAACTTCACAAATGCAACGGCCACAGCCATATTTCTTCACCAAGTTAGCACAAGCTTAACATTTTTACCAACCTGATTGTTCTGTAGTTCTCAAAATTTAATTAGTATACGCATGCTTATGTcaaattctgaagaaaaaaattaaatattttctgaTGTATTTGATAAAGCAgtcttattactactttactgaataatgatgaatataataataattatgatgatgatgatgatgatgatgatgatgataataacgataatgataataataataataataataataataataataataataatgagatgatgatgatgatgatgatgatgatgatgatgataatcaggctaatgctaataataataataataatatttcaggtTCAGAATAGTTCCCAGTATACTTGACGGAATAAGTTATCTGTATGCACTAGACGATGGTATATACGCACGATCACTGTACATTTTTCAATTTGTCGATGTTGCATAAAGGTGCCCATTGTGTTTGTGTCTAACCGTTTAGTTGTTTTAATTGTCTTTATATTTTGCAGAAACCTGTCCATTCACTTTCCTACCAACATCTAAACATCTCAAAGAAACCTACCGTTTCTTATTTAAAATATCACCAATTAGCATTCAATTCGCTCACAAAAGTGCAATACCAttcaagaaaaaatgtatatatatgtatatatgtatatatatatatatatatatatatatatatatatatatatatatatatatatatatatatataatgttaataaactgCTAGAACACTTTGCACCACCTTGCTTTTAGTCTTGGAGTTACCGTAGTGTTCTAACGCCGTCAGAGAACAAAGGTTTATTAGCGCCCAACACAAGTGGTTGCTGTGCACACTGTATGACATTGAGGCTGACCGAAATAATTAGAGCAGGTGAGACTTGACTCTTGTGTCGTAACCTTATGACGATACACCTTTGTTTCGTCACAGGACTTTGAGCTCTCTGCGCATCTGTGTCGGGAATAAGTTATAGTCGAAACTCTGTGATGTTTATAGTGGGAAATTAACAGAGCTACCTTGTGAATATTAACTGTTTGACGGTTGGTCTTCGAATTCTgtcgtttttttccttattatttgatAAGCTGTTTTTCATGGCTTCATCATACTTATCAATGCTGTAACGGtcagtgataacgataattaaaactaataatgatgataactatagtaataacactaGTGGTAATCGATCGGTTTGTTAAAATAGTGAGAGGCGCCACTcagtgaatattcatatatatggatatttttacacgaaatacacgcatatatacctatctctctgaCAGCTAGGCATTTAACTGTCTACCTGTCTGATACGTATGCACATGTAGAGTGATAGATTAATAcattaatttatgtgtatatgcatttctatattctgacaataaaaaaaaaatgtccgaatgacagtaataataatatcaacaaggaCAAGAGTAATAATAGAGAGGATGcggatgacaataacagtgatgttaatgaatataaagatgataatgatattaatgataatagtaatactgtgataatgataataataatagttatcattattattattattattattattattattattattattattattatcattattactattattattatcatcatcataataagaaataacaattataatgttaataatgattataatactaatgataataataatgatgatgataatagtaataataatcatgataatgatagtaattataagaatgataataatagtaatagtaatgataataataatggcaataatgatgagtatattgacagtaataatgataataatgatagcaataatggtaataatgataacaattatgctaataaaattaatattaacaaaaacaataataacatcaacaacagtaataataatataatgataatgataataataataatgatagtgatgataacagtaataatcataatgatagcaactacaacagtaataatagtaatgatgaaaataataatgatgatagcagtcaataatagtaataatgataatagtaatcataataatgattataatacaataataataatgataacaatagtaatagcaaaacatgataataacaataataataataacaaaagcaataatattaataacaatgatactactactactatactactacataataataataataataataataacggcagtgatgttagtgataacaataataataataatgataaaagataataatgttaatgatgatgatgataatggcaatgataatagtaatgataatgatgatagtcataaaataataataataataataataataataataatgagaataacagtaaggacaacaacaattatgatgatagtactattaataatgatcatggttattgttatcattattatttccattattattaatattatattttattattattattattgtcactagcataatttttatcattattaccattgttattatcattatcaatatgctcatcattattaccattattaatatcattactattactatcattacaattcttataattactaacatttatcatgattattattactattatcattatcaacattataaccattagtagtataataattattaacattataattgttattttttattatcattattattataataattattatcattattattataataattattatcattattatcattattatcattattatcatcatcatcaccatcaccatcaccatcaccatcaccatcaccatcatcatcatcatcatactattgttacgccgaccgcctcgtctctctgccaccaacacaaggcaggccaggcagacggcgtgctattcacagggtcgtgaacactgaacagctccaagaggcaccgagcaccacagcgtcccagaacaccaggagaggaaacgccaagtggcgaggcagggcacgaagtaaacacaaaatgagtctttcctttatttacacaagttatttacccgtacacttttctataggcacaatacagggggaaaccagcatgtcacactgcacgatacagcttgtaacagggcaaaacaaagtttatatcaggtcacaaggcacacacgaggtcttcacaggagcagcacccagcCGCGTccccccggcttgttcctccgctcctccgctcacagccagttgtgtcatgtttgcccaggt comes from Penaeus monodon isolate SGIC_2016 chromosome 5, NSTDA_Pmon_1, whole genome shotgun sequence and encodes:
- the LOC119572883 gene encoding uncharacterized protein LOC119572883; translated protein: MGVVTAFLVCLAVVTMTKADVLMFDEADFSAPYSLPGPMMDSQGNMFVPLLQGYTVGEWWAATTVVQVLQADIERGSELESQVDKFMPRDESDSEDDAEGEHEIIQAVHMETRS